One Trichoplusia ni isolate ovarian cell line Hi5 chromosome 6, tn1, whole genome shotgun sequence DNA segment encodes these proteins:
- the LOC113495128 gene encoding uncharacterized protein LOC113495128 yields the protein MDVMDEDSLCRICVTSFTEEDITTAKSLLFDSVPTTKRKIQRKRDGKAKRDIDDIICLLKETDPELIPIFVARDLQILPPVLFDHLDCTRLLKELQLMKREITDLKESKEQYVTTQQLESVKNDIKHLKSSDKDIPQTKTKCGGCMLLNEFEDSDSFNTIISAPTSPLLHSSRVVGRLDKNVEGRSMSIGNNGGVPVINSATSDEKAMTHRSGNVSALSAEALATDCVTAVGHTAVLDGEHVGKQPTFANVVRSEKNVVSQDNDGWTLVQRKFRNQRFAGKKGSAVIKPEEKFKAAEIMLPLYISNVSKGLSVDDIVSYIRGKSRLLVKVEKLTMKIDKEYDSYKIFIPKHKEDIFMRDDFWPDGISYRRFINFRNNFGDKAETRKLNTIIR from the coding sequence ATGGATGTGATGGACGAGGACAGTTTGTGTCGTATATGTGTGACGTCCTTTACGGAAGAGGACATAACTACAGCGAAAAGCTTGTTGTTTGATTCGGTGCCGACAACAAAGCGTAAAATCCAAAGAAAACGTGATGGGAAGGCGAAGCGAGATATTGACGACATAATATGTCTGCTTAAAGAAACGGATCCTGAACTGATTCCTATTTTTGTAGCACGAGACCTTCAAATACTCCCTCCAGTTCTATTCGATCATTTGGATTGTACAAGGCTTCTAAAAGAGTTGCAACTAATGAAGAGAGAAATTACGGATCTAAAAGAATCAAAGGAGCAGTATGTTACCACACAACAACTGGAATCTGTTAAGAATGATATAAAACACCTCAAAAGTTCAGATAAAGACATTCCCCAAACTAAAACAAAGTGCGGTGGttgtatgttattaaatgaatttgaaGATTCTGATAGTTTTAATACAATCATATCGGCACCCACCAGCCCGTTATTGCATTCTTCTCGGGTAGTGGGTAGGTTGGATAAAAATGTTGAGGGTAGAAGTATGTCGATCGGCAACAACGGCGGCGTACCGGTTATAAACAGCGCTACGAGTGACGAGAAGGCGATGACGCATCGCTCTGGCAACGTCAGTGCGTTATCAGCTGAGGCGCTTGCGACGGACTGTGTTACCGCTGTGGGACACACGGCCGTGTTGGATGGCGAACATGTTGGGAAGCAACCGACATTTGCGAATGTAGTCAGGAGTGAAAAGAACGTCGTTAGTCAAGACAATGATGGTTGGACTTTGGTACAAAGAAAATTCAGAAATCAGAGGTTTGCCGGAAAAAAGGGGAGCGCAGTAATTAAACCTGAGGAAAAATTTAAGGCAGCTGAGATTATGTTACCATTATACATTTCAAACGTATCGAAAGGACTTTCTGTTGATGATATAGTCTCATATATCCGTGGAAAATCTAGGTTACTAGTTAAGGTAGAAAAGTTGACCATGAAGATTGATAAGGAATACGacagctataaaatatttattcctaAACATAAGGAGGACATTTTTATGCGTGATGACTTCTGGCCCGATGGAATTTCTTATCGGCGTTTCATAAATTTCAGAAATAATTTTGGTGATAAAGCAGAGACACGGAAATTAAATACTATCATTCGATAA